The Archangium primigenium genomic interval GAGGTACCCGGCGAGGGTAAGGGTCTGGCCCGGCGCGAGCCGCCACACGCTCCGTCCGTCGGCGGTGAGTTCGTCGAAGCCCGTCCCCAACTGCGTGCGTTGATCCGGGGCGAAGCGAGGCACGTCGGGAAGCGCCCCATTGAGCGGGCTGCGCACCGGGCCCGCGCTCTCCAGGAGGGAGATCCGTCGGCCACCCACGCCACCGATGAAGGTCACCTGATCGCTCAGGCCGGTTTCGAGTTGAAGTCGTCCCCCGCGTTCGAGGTCCGCGCTCGTACCCCGCAGTCGCAGGCGCGGGCGAGCCCAGAAGCCCTCCCCGGGGCGCGACGCTTCCAAGGCGTGGGTGAGCAGGATGCCGCCAAGCGCGTCCGAGCCAAACCGGGTCGAGCCTCCGCCTCGCAGGACCTCGATGGACTCGATGGTGGAGGCGTCGAGTGTGAAGAAGTACTGGTTGGGCCCCTGGCGGTAGGTGCTGTTGTTGAGGCGGATGCCGTCGAAGAGCAGGAGGGTTTGTTGGCCCGTGAGCCCTCGGATGAACGCGGAACCCTGGCCGTGGCCTGTCTGCTGAACGAAGACCCCGGGCTCATACCGGAGGGCGTCAGGCGCGGAACGGGGCAGACGGCGGTCGATGTCGGAACGGCGGACGGTGGTGGAAGCACGCCCCTCGGGCAGGTCCTTGTCTCCCGGTTCCGATGCGGTGACCGTCGTCTCCCGTGGGTCTCGCGGCTCCTCCGCGCGAGCGCCCTCCATGGCTCCGGCGAGCCAGCCGACGAGCAGCCCTCCCCGTATCAAGGGAAGGGCCACGGGAAACATTCGGCGCCACCCTTGAATCCTGCTTCCAGGACGCGCGAGTGTTCGATGCACGGCAACCATTGAGGACGGACTATCTCACGCAGAGAGAAGTACGTCAGCACTGGTTGTGTGCTCCTGGCCTTTTGGCCAGGAGGTGCTCGGGCGGGGCTCAGTAGTGGCAGCGCACGCGCACGGTCCAGCCGGGGTTGGAGTCGCCGCAGGAGAGGAACTCGTCGGCGCCGAAGCGCGTGGTGCCATCCCCCAGGCGCTCGCGCACCTGGCCCCAGGGGGCGGCCTGGATTCCGGAGAAGGACTCGCCGTTGCAGTCCACGCCCTGGCTCCAGTTGGCGCAGCTCAGGCCCTCGCTGCCCTGCCAGCCGCCGGGGCAGAGGCCGGCGCCCGCGCACTGGCCCCACCAGTAGCCGTTGGCGCTGACGGCGCCCCCGAAGCCGAGCTTCTGGCAGAGCTGGTCCCCGGTGAGCGCGCCGGAGCCGCACGTCACCACCGTGGTGTGCACCGTGGGCACGCACGTGCCCTGGCCGTCACAGACGTTCTGGTTGCCGCAGTCCGTGTTGGCCGGACGGTCCTGGGCCTCGCACGCGCCCGTCTTCGCGTTGAGCAGGCCGGTGCTGCACGTGTTGCCCGTCTCGCACGGCTCCGGGGGCGGCGCGGGGGGCGCGCGGGTGGCGTACAGCTCCGCGGCCTTGGCGTCGTGGTTGCTCACGCCGCCCACCACCAGTACCGCGCCGCTCGGCAGCAGCGTGGCGGTGTGCCGGTAGCGGTCCGTGCTCATGGTGGGCGTCTGGCCCCACGTGCCGGTGGCCGGGTCGTACACCTCCGCGTTGCTCAGCACGCCCGCGGACTCGTGGTAGCCGCCGGCCACCAGCACCGTGCCGTCGGCGAGCGTCGTGGCCGAGTGGTAGCGCCGCGGCTGGGAGGGCGCCCCGGTGGCGCTCCAGGTGCCCGTGCCGGGGTCGTACAGCTCCGAGGGCGCCGCCGCGAAGTCGAGCGACTCCTCGCCGCCGGTGATGAGCACGCGCCCGTCGGGCAGGGTCGTGGCCGAGTGGAAGCGGCGCTTGTCGCCCAGGGTGCCCGCGGACGTGAAGGTGCCCGCCTCGGCCGCGAAGAGCTCCGCGGTGGCGAGGCTCTGGTCGTCGGCGCCCTGGCCACCCACCACGAGCACCCGGCCATCCGGCAGCAGCGTGGCGGAGTGGTGGACACGGCCCTCGGCGAGCGGGCCCACCTCGCTCCAGGTGTCGGTGGTGGGATCGTAGAGCTCGGCGCTCGTGAGCGGCGTGCCGCCGTGCTCGGAGTCGGTGCCGCCGGTGACGAGCACCTTGCCATCCGGCAGTCGCGTGGCCGTGTGGTGGTAGCGCGTCGTCTTGAGCGCGCCGGCCTTGACCCACGCGTTCTGCTCGGGATCGTAGAGCTCCGAGTTGATGCCGCTCTCGTCCTCGCCGCCGCCGGCGATGAGCACGCGGCCATCCTTGAGCCGGGTGGCGCTGTGGCCCCGGTGCGTGAAGCGCGAGGGCGGGGCGTCCTTCCACTGGCCGGTGTCGTCGTTGTAGACGGTGGTGGCCGGGCTGTAGCCGCCCACCACCAGCACGATGCCCTCCGCGAGCAGGGTGGCGGTGTGGTCCACGCGGTAGGCGTCCAGGGACGCGGTCTGGCGCCAGCCCGGGCTGGAGGGCTGGTCGAGCATCAGGCTCCAGACGTCGGCGGTGCCCTTGTCGGGGAGGACGCTGGTCGGACCGTCGGTCATGGGCGCACACCCACTGGTCGTCGCGAGAACCGTCAGCAGGCACTTCAGGTAGCTGGGCTTTCTCATCACGCAATCCCCCCGGTCACGTGCTTCGCCCCCGCGATGGAGGCGAAAGCGTTGTAACAGGGGCTCGCGTCGCGGGCGCTTGGACCACGAAAGGACGTCTCCGTCCGCGAGGAACGCAGGCGGCGAGGTTTCGAGCGAGCGTACCCTCCAGGCAGGCGTGCGTCCGGGGCGGGTGCAAAAGCCGACGGCACGAGGGCGGACTGTTATCTTCCCGTGTCCGTTTCCCCTCGCTCCGAGCCTGCTTCGCCCATGGCCCTGCCCGCTTCGCTCTCCCGTCCCTCCGTCGACTCCCTGCTCGGGCCGGGCGGCGCCTTGGAGGCCGCGCTGGACGCCTACGAGTACCGGCCAGAGCAGCTGCAGATGGCGCGCGCGGTGGAGCGGGCCTTCGACGAGCACGGCTATCTGCTGGCCGAGGCGGGCACGGGCACGGGCAAGACGCTCGCCTATCTGGTGCCCGCGCTCTTGTCGGGCCGGCGCGTGGTGGTGTCCACGGCCACCAAGACGCTGCAGGAGCAGATCTTCTTCAAGGACCTGCCGCTGTTGCGCGAGCGCATGGGGCTCCAGTTCGAGGCGGCGTACCTCAAGGGGCGCAACAACTACCTGTGCCTGCACCGCTACGACGCGTTCCAGAAGGATCCGCAGTTCGTCACGCGCGAGGAGGGCGGCTACTGGCCGCACCTGAAGGCGTGGGCGGGCAGCACGGAGACGGGGGACCGCAGCGAGCTGGCCCTGCCCGAGGCCTTCAGCGCGTGGGGCCGGCTGTCGACGACGTCGGACACGTGCCTGGGCTCCAAGTGCCCGGTGTACGAGAACTGCTTCGTGACGCGCACGCGGCGCGCGGCGGAGCAGGCGGACCTGCTGGTGGTCAACCACCACCTGTTCTTCGCGGACCTGGCGCTGCGGGGCCGGGGCAAGGGCAGCGAGGGCGTGCTGCCCGCGTACGACGCGGTCATCTTCGACGAGGCGCACGCGCTGGAGGACGCGGCGGGCAGCTACTTCGGGCACGCGGTGTCGAGCTTCCGGCTGGAGGACCTGGTGCGCGACGCGCTGGGGGCCATGGCGCCCACGGACGGGCGCTTCGGCATGTTGTCCTCGCTGGTGGTGCGGCTGCGCACGCATTCCGAGGCGCTCTTCTCCCAGGCGCCGCGGGTGCTGGGGCTCACCGAGCAGGAGGGCGCGGTGGCGCTCAAGCCCGAGCGCCTGGAGCGGCTCGCGGGGGCCATCGAGCAGGTGAAGGGGGCGCTCTCGGCGCTGTCGGCCTTCACCACGAGCGAGCGCGAGCCGGAGCTGACGCTGCTCACGCGGCGGTGCGCGGAGCTGGTGGCGGACTTCTCCTTCCTGGAGAAGGTGGAGTCCAACGATCACGTGTACTGGGCCGAGCAGCGCGGGCGGGGCGTGTTCCTCCGGGCGAGCCCCATCGAGGTGTCGCGCGAGCTGCGCGAGCGGCTGTACGGGAGCGTGGACACGGTGGTGTTCACCTCGGCGACGCTGGCGGCCGAGGGCCGCTTCGACTTCTACGCGCGGCGCCTGGGCCTGTTCGACGCGGACGGCGTGCCGGTGACGAGCGTGCGCACGGTGGCGGTGCCCAGCCCCTTCGACTTCGAGCGGCAGTCGGCGCTCTACCTGCCCACGCACCTGCCGGACCCCTCGGCCCCGGGCTTCATCGAGGCGGCGGTGGAGGAGATCCTCCGCCTGTGCGACGTGACGGGAGGCCGGGCGTTCGTGCTCTTCACCTCGCTGCGCAACATGGAGCGGGCGCACACGCTCGCGCGCCACCGGCTGCCCTACCAGGTGCTCCTGCAAGGCGAGCGGCCCAAGCAGCAGCTCCTGGAGGCCTTCCGCGAGCAGCCCAGCGTGCTGTTCGCCGCGCACAGCTTCTGGGAGGGCGTGGACGTGCCGGGCGAGGCGCTGAGCCTGGTCATCATCGACCGGCTGCCCTTCGCCTCGCCGGGAGACCCGCTGGTGGCCGCGCGCATCCGGCAGTTGGAGGCGCGGGGCGAGGAGCCCTTCGGGGGCTACCAGTTGCCCCAGGCGGCGCTGGCGCTGCGGCAGGGCTTCGGGCGGCTCATCCGCACGCGGGCGGACCGGGGCATCGTGGCCCTGCTGGACCGCAGAATCGTCACGAAGAACTACGGCCGAGCGTTCCTCGCGAGCCTGCCGCCCGCCTGGCGCACGCACGCGCCCGAGTCGCTGGAGGCGTGGTTCCTCGGCGAGCCCGTCTACGACATGGAGCCCTGAGCCTCGAGGGCCTCAGTGCCCGCCGCCGCCGGCCTCGGCGCCCTCGAAGGCGGTGGTGTCGAACTCGGGCTTGAGGCGCTGGATGACCTTGGCGAGCGCCTCCTTGTCCTGGGCTTTCTCCATGGCGGCCTCGGCGGTGATGGTGTTGGCGGCCACCAGGCGCTCCAGGTGCATGTCGAGCGTCTGCATGCCCAGGTTCTGGCTCGCCTGCATCTTGCTGGCGATCTGGAACACCTTGCCCTCGCGAATCATGGAGGCGATGGCGCTCGTGCCGATGAGGATCTCCAGCGCCGCCACGCGGCCCTTGCCGTCCGCGGTGCGGATGAGCTGCTGGGCGACGATGCCGGCCAGCCCTTCCGCGAGCATGCCGCGCACCTGGGGCTGCTCGTCCGCGGGGAACGAGTTGATCATCCGGTCGATGGTGGCCGGGGCGCTGTTGGTGTGCACCGTGGCGAACACGAGCACGCCGAAGCTGGCCAGCTGGAGCGCGAGCTTCATCGTCTCGTTGGTGCGCAGCTCGCCGATGAGGATGACGTTCGGGTCCTCGCGGCCCGCCGAGCGGATGGCGGTGGCGAAGGACGAGGCGTGCATGCCCACCTCGCGGTGCGTCACCTGGCACTTGACCGACTCGTGCACGAACTCCACCGGATCCTCGATGGTGAGGATGTGCGCGGGGCGCGTGTGGTTGATGTGGTGGATCATCCCCGCGAGCGTGGTGGACTTGCCGCTGCCCGTGGGGCCGGTGACGAGCACGAGCCCGCTGCGGCGCTCGGCGAGCTTCTTCACCACCTCGGGGGTGTTGAGGTCCGCGAGCGACAGCACCTTGCTCGGGATGGTGCGGAAGACGGCCGCGATGCCGCTCGTCTTGTAGAAGTAGTTGGCGCGAAAGCGCGCGCGCGTGCCGTAGCTGTAGGCGAAGTCGAGGTCCAGCTCCTCGGTGATGTGGCGCTTCTGCTCGGGGCTGGTGAGCTCGAAGAGCATGGCCTCCAGCTCCGCCTGGGTGAGCACCGTGTCGCGCAGGGGCGCCAGGCCCCCGCGGATGCGGCCCAGGGGCGGGTGGCCCACGCTCAGGTGCAGGTCGCTCCCCTTGGCCTCCAGGAGCTTGTCGAAGAACACGGCGATGCGGGGCGAGGCGGTCATCGGGGGCTCAGGCGCTCTTGCGGTTGAGGAGGTTGCCCATCTTGGACAGCAGCTGCTTGCCGGCGTCCGGCGTGGGCTCGGGCGGCGGGGCCCCCGGGCGCTTGCCCGTCACCATCATCTCCACCTCGTCGGGGCTCTCCGCGTACAGGCGCGCCGTCTCCAGGGTGGTGCGGCCCGAGCGCACCAGCTCCGCGAGCGAGTCGTCGAAGCGCACGATGCCCAGGCTCTTGCCGCGCTGCTGCAGGGAGGGAATCTGGAACGTCTTGTTGTCGCGGATGAGGTTGCCGAGCGCCACCGAGCCGGGCAGCAGCTCCGCGGCGGCCACGAGGCTCCGGCCGTCCGTGGAGGGCATCAGCCGCTGGCTCACGATGAGGCGCAGGCTGCTGGCGAGCGTCATGCGCACCTGGGCCTGGTCGCCCGGGGGGAACAGGTCGATGAGCCGGTCGATCGTCTTGGCGGCGCTCGGCGTGTTCATGGTGCTCACCAGCAGGTGGCCCGTCTCGCTCGCGGCGAGCGCCATGCGCACCGTCTCCGTGTCGCGCAGCTCGCCCACCAGGATGACGTCCGGATCCTCGCGCAGGCTGCCCTTGAGGGCGCTCGCGAAGCTCTTGGTGTGCGTGCCCACCTCGCGCTGGCTCAAGAGCGCCTTCTTGCGCGGGTGGAGGTACTCGACGGGGTCCTCCACGGTGAGCACGTGGTGCGTGGTGTCGCGGTTGATGATGTCCACGATGGCCGCCAGCGTGCTCGTCTTGCCGTGGCCCGAGGGGCCGGTGACGACGATGAGGCCCTGGTGGTGGTGGCACGCCTTGGCGATGTCCGCGGGCAGCCCGAGCGACTCGAGCGTGGGGATGTCGCGCGAGATGAGCCGGAAGCATCCTTTATAGCCGGTGCGCTGGCGCGAGATGTTGACGCGGAAGCGGCCGGACTCGCCCAGGTCCAGCGAGAAGTCGCAGCTGCCCTCGCGCTCGAGCACCGGCCGCAGCCGCGCGGGCACGTGGGGCAGGAGCATCTTCTCCACCATCTCGGGCAGGAGGCCCTCGCCGTGGGGCAGCAGCTCCCCCACGAGCCGGAAGAGCGGGGGCCGTCCGGCGACGATGTGCAGGTCGCTGGCGCCCACCGCCCGGGCGTCCTCCAGGAGCATGCCCAGGTTGCCCGTGGACTCGGGCCGCACGACGAGCCGGGGCCCGGGCGGCGGCTCGGGCGCGGGCTCGGGCTCGTCGGGCAGGGGGATGGTGTCGGCGGGCGCGGGCGCGGCGGGTTTGGCCGTGGGGAGGATCTGCATGCCCGCCCGGGGCCCCTTGGCGGCGGGCGCGGCCGGCGGGGCGGGGGCGGCCGGAGCGGGGGGGGCCGGAGCGCGCGCGGCGGGCGGGGCGGCGGGCGCGCGGGCCGGAGTGGCGGCGGCGGCGGCGGCCGGAGCGCGCGCGGCGGGGGCGGGAGCCGGGGCCGGAGCGGGCGCCGGGGCCGGGACGGGCTCGTTGCGCACGATGCGCACGTTGATGACGTCCCCGCGACGCAGCGCGCCCACGATCAGCGGCCCCTGCCCCTCGAGCCGCACGGCCCACTGGCTGGGCTTGTCGGAGAGCGTGGCCACGCGGGCGTCTCCCACCAGGCCGCGCAGGGCCTCGTGCAGGGCCTCGGGGGTGATGAGCGTGTCGTCCACGGACTCGAAGCCGCCGCCCGTCTTCACCAGGGGGGTGCGGCCACTGATGAGGGCCAGCTCCAGCACGCCCGGGCGGCTCAGGTGTCGCAACAGTTCCGTGAAGGTCTTCATGTCTCGGGCTCACCCTCGTCACGGCCCGCGGGACAGTGCGCTCCCGGGGCGGCGGAGTGCAGCATAGCCGGGATTTTCGCGGCTGACTGCGTGGGCGGGCCCCGGGTGGCCGCAGGCCGGACGGGGGGGCGGCGGGGCAGGGGGCCCCGAATGAGGACGCCCGGCCTGGCACCCTCGGGAGAGGGGCCGGACCGGGCGTCATCGGCACGACGGTGGCGGGGTCAGCGGCTCACAGCTCACGCGACATGAGCAGGCGCAGCTTGCCGGACTTCTTGGACACCACGGTGGCCACCGTGGTGAACCCCGAGGCGCGGTAGAAGTTCACCGCCGCCGAGTTGGCGGGGTCCACGCGCAGGGCAATCGTCTTGCGGTACATGTCCTGGGCCACCTGGATGCCCTTGGTGAGCACCGCCTTGCCGAGGCCCCGCCGGCGCAGCTCCGGCTTGATGACGATGTTGCGCATGTACGCGGCACCGGGCACCGGGCCGTCGCGCTCCACCGTCACGTACCCCACCACCTGGTTCTGCACCTTGGCCACGTGGAGGAACGGCCTGAGCCCCGTCAGGGCCTTCATGCTCTCCTCCAGCTTCTCGCCGCGGCCCAGCCACGGCTCGGAGTTGGCGCGCAGCGCGGCCACGGACGCCATGTCCTCGTCGGTCGGGGCGTTGTACTTCACCGCCAGCGACAAATCGTTGGGCAGGTTGGCCATGTCTGGCACCGGCATCGCAGCCACCTCCACGCCCGTTTCCACCTGCTTCATCGTCATGCCTTGCTCCTCCATTGCACTCAGGATCCTAACCGCTTCGCCACCGCTCGTGCACGTCCCAGGGTTTGGCGTACATTTCCCCTCATCGGGGGTGGGGTGCCAGACTCCCTCAAACTGCGCACGCGGCTCCAGCATTCCAAGGCCGCCCGCTCTCCGCTTCTTCCGGAGGCTCCCCCATGCGACAAACGGGGGGACGGCTTTCAATGCTGAACACCTTTCACTATAAAAAAACGCCCGCATCGAGCGCGCTGGCCCTACCCTTCCCCTTCCCCCTGGCGCCCTGAGCTCCGCACGTGCAACTCAACCACGCCCAGCGCGAACTCACCTTGAAGATCGTCTACTACGGGCCCGGGCTCAGTGGGAAGACGACGAACCTGCGCTGCATCCACGCGCGTGCCCGGCCGGAAGCTCGTGGCCGGTTGCTCAGCGTGGAGACGCACGAGGATCGCACCCTGTTCTTCGACCTGCTGCCGGTGTTCTTCACCAGCAGCTCCGGCTTCAAGGTGAAGCTCAAGCTCTTCACCGTGCCCGGACAGGTCGTCCACGACGCCACGCGCCGCGTGGTGCTGCAGAACGCGGACGCGGTCGCCTTCATCGCCGACAGCCGCCGCAGCGCCGCGGCGGAGAACAACGCCTCCTGGCGGCGCCTGCGCGCCAACATGCGGGAGAATGGTCTGGATGCCTCCCAGGTGCCGGTGGTCATCCAGTTCAACAAGCGCGACCTGCCCGACGCCCAGACGGACGAGGAGCTGGAGGCGGCGCGCCAGCGGGGCGCGGAGCCCATCCTGGGCGCGGTGGCGCTCCGGGGAGAAGGTGTGATGGAGACGCTGCACGCGCTCTTGCAGTCCGCCTGGCGCAACCTGGACGAGCGCACGCGCCTGGCGCGCAACGTGGGCCTGCGTGAACAGGAATTCCTCACCCACATCTTCCAGCAGATGGACCTCACGGGCACCGACCTGGCGTCCCTCTACCCGCCCTCCTCCGGGGGGCAGTCCCGATGAGCGCCGACAAGCCGGGCGTGGTGGACGGGGGCGCCGAGCACGCGGGGCTCGCCCTGCAGCGCAAGCTGTCGCTCGTGGACCTGCTGGACCCGCTCACCTTCGGGGACGTGGTGGACAGCCTGGGCACGCTCTTCCACGTGGGCGTGCGGGTCATCGACGAGCGCGGGCGCACGCTCGCGGACACCGAGGGGCCGGGCCAGGAGCTGTGTGACGCGCTGGACGCCACGGCCCAGGGCCGCGCGCGCCGGGGCGCCGCGGTGGAGCGGCTGGGCGAGGCCTCGTCGGGCGCGCTGGCGGCCGAGCCCTGGTCGCACCCCTGCCTGGGGGGCCTGCGCTACCTGGGCCTGCCCATCGTGTGGGACGGCGACGTGCTCGGGCGCGTGGTACTCGGGCCCTTCGTGGCCGAGGAGGCCGGCGACGCCGCCGAGGGGCTCGCCCTGGTGGAAGGCCTGGACGTGGCGCGCGCGCGCGGCTGGCTCGCGGGCGTGCGGCGCCTGTCCGAGGCGGACGTGGCGCGGGTGCGCACGCACCTCGCCCAGGTGCTCGCGGCGCTCCTGGCCGCGGGTCAGAAGTCCTACCTCACCGGCCAGCTGCACCTGGAGGCCATGCTGGAGACCCAGCGCGAGCTGGAGTCGCAGAACACGCAGCTCATCCGCCTCAACCAGCGGCTCAAGGAGTCGGACCGCAGCAAGTCCAGCTTCCTGTCCACGGTGAGCCACGAGCTGCGCACGCCCCTGGCCTCCATCATCGGCTACTCGGAGATGCTGGCCGAGGGCCTGGTGGGCGGGCTCAACCCCGAGCAGATGCAGTTCGTGCGCACCATCATGGAGAAGGGCAACACGCTGCTCAAGCTCATCTCCTCCATCCTCGACATGAGCCAGATCGAGGCGGGCAAGGTGCGGCTCGCCTTCGAGTGGGTGGACGTGCAGGAGCTGGTGGAGAGCGCCATCACCAGCGTGATGCCGCAGGCGCAGCGCAAGGGCCTCACGCTCCAGCAGCGCATGCCCGCGGTGGTGCAGGCGCGGGTGGTGGGGGACCGCGAGAAGCTGCGGCAGGTGGTGGTGAACCTCCTGGCCAACGCGGTGAAGTTCACCCCGGGCCAGGGCCGCATCGACGTGCGCCTGTCGGACCTGGGCCCGCGCGCGGAGCTGGGCGTCACCGGCTACGCCATCGAGGTGGAGGACACCGGCGTGGGCATCCCCGAGGGCCAGCGCGACCGCATCTTCCAGAGCTTCTACCAGGTGGACGACAGCCCCACGCGCGAGTACGGCGGCGCGGGGCTCGGGCTCGCCATCGTGAAGAGCTACGTGGAGGGCCACGGCGGTCAGGTCTCCGTGCGCAGCGAGGTGGGCCGCGGCTCGTGCTTCCGCGTGGTGCTGCCCAAGGAGCCGCCCCTCTCCAGCCAGGGCCCGGCCTACATCCCTCCGCCCGTGGACACCGAGCCCGAGCGCTTCTGAGCGCCCCCGCGCTGCGCTCCCACCGGATCATCCCCGCCCCGCTGTAATCCCTCACAGGGGAAGAATTCCCGTGACCGGCGAATGATGCGCTGTGTCTTGAATGGACACCGCCTCAGAGGAATTCCGCTGAACTCATAAGCCGTTCATGCAACGCTTGCCGTCCGTTGATTGAAACGGATGTCAGGCGAGGCTCGACGGACAGTGGAAGCTCGGACGCGCGCCTGGCGCCGGAGACGTGCAGTCCTCGAGTCGGAGTCGCCATGAGTCACACCCCGCCGTGCCCCTCGCCTCGACTGGCCGGGTACGCGCCGCTGTCCGCCCTGGCCGTCGTGTTGTGGGCCACGGTCTCGTTCGCTCAACCCGCGGGTCTGCCCGGCTTCGAGTTGGAACGTCTGGAGTTGAATCCCAATGGCAAGGGCTCCTTGGTGGTGGGCACCGGTGAGCTGCTGCCGCCCGGAGGCTTCCGCCTGTCGCTCGCGGGCCACTACCAGCGCAACCCCCTGGTGCTCTACGCGGACGGCAATCGCGTGGGCACGCTCGTGTCGGACCGGGTCCTCGGCCACCTGCTGCTCGCCTGGACGCCGCTGACGTGGCTGGAGCTCGATGCCCACCTGCCCCTGGTGGCCTGGCAGCGCGGCGAGGACCTGTCGGGCCGGGGCTTCGGCGCGCCCGCGACCACGGGCCTCGGCACGCCCTCGGCGGCCGTGCGCGTGGGCCTGCTCGCCCAGCGGCGCCAGCAGCCCCTGGACCTGTCGCTGGAGCTGGGGGTGGGGCTGCCCCTGGGCAGCGCGGAGACGCTGTCGCGCGATGGCACCTTCCGCTTCACGCCCCGCCTGGCGCTGGGCCGGCGCTTTGGCTTCTTGCGCGCGGGCCTCGAGGTGGGCGCCCTGGTGCGGCCCGCCACCGTGCTCTACGAGGACTTCAACATCGAGGACGAGCTGGGCAACGAGGTGCGCCTGGGCGCGGTGCTCGCCACCACGAACCGGGGCCTGCGCGGCGAGCTCAACGTGCGCGGCTCCGTGCCGCTCACCGCGCAGGGCCGGTCCATGGAGGTGCTCGCCGGTCTGCGCCTGCCCGCGGGCGAGTCCGCGGAGCTCTACCTGCTGGGCGGCCCGGGGTTTGGCAACGCGCCCGGCACGCCCTTCTTCCGGGTGCTGCTCGGCGTGGCCTTTGGCGGCATGGATCCGGACACCTCGCGCCTGGATGACGATGGCGACGGCATCATCAACCGCGACGACGCGTGCCCCCAGGAGCCGGGCCTCGTGGAGCTCAAGGGCTGCCCGGTGCGTGACACGGACGGCGACGGCATCCTCGACCCCAAGGACAAGTGCCCCCTGCAGGCCGGTCCCCCCGAGACCCAGGGCTGCCCCGTGCAGGACCGGGACGGCGACGGCCTCGAGGACGACAAGGACAAGTGCCCCCTGGAGCCCGGCCCGCGCGAGCGTCAGGGCTGCCCGGTGAAGGACACGGACGGCGACGGCATCGAGGACGACAAGGACAAGTGCCCCCGCGAGGCGGGTCCGGTGGCGCGCCAGGGCTGCCCGGTGAAGGACACGGACGGCGACGGCGTGGTGGACGAGCGCGATGCCTGCCCGAACGAGGCGGGCCTCGTGGAGCTGCGCGGCTGCCCGGCCAAGGACACGGACGGCGACGGCGTGGAGGACCACCTGGACAACTGCCCCACGGAGAAGGGCACCGCGGCCAACCAGGGCTGCCCGGCCAAGGAGAAGCAGTTCGTCGTCATCCAGAAGAACGAGCTGAAGATCAAGCAGGCGGTCTTCTTCGCCACCGCCAAGGCCATCATCCGGCCGCGCTCCTACAAGCTGCTCAACCAGGTGGCGCGCGTCATCCAGCAGCACCCGGAGATCGAGAAGATCGTCGTCGAGGGCCACACGGACACCCGGGGCAAGGCGGAGACCAACCGCAAGCTGTCGCTCGCGCGGGCCGAGTCGGTGCGCAAGTACCTCGTCAAGCGGGGCGTGGACGAGCGGCGCCTGGACGCCCAGGGCTACGGCCCGGACCGGCCCATCGCGACGAACAAGACGTCCAAGGGCCGCGCCATCAACCGCCGCGTGGTGTTCTCCATCGTCAATTCCGACAGTCCGCAGTCGCCGTAGGAGGCACGGGTCATGAGCAACGCATTCACGACGAAATGGCTGGCCACCGCCCTGGGGGTGATGGCCCTGGGCGGGCTCGAGGCCCGGGCGGAGCCGGACACCTTCGGGGTGGGCTCGGGCCGCAGCGGGCCGCTCGCGGTGACCACGGCCAACACCGTCATCAACGCCTACGCGCCCGTGACGGCGGCCCTGGCGCGCAACGCCACGGCCATCTCCGTGGGCACGTGCGTGGGCGACCCCTGCTTCGCGGACGGGGACCTCGTCCTCGTCTACCAGGCGACGGGCCTCGTGCCCGCGCCCGAGTCGGGCA includes:
- a CDS encoding type IV pilus twitching motility protein PilT, with translation MTASPRIAVFFDKLLEAKGSDLHLSVGHPPLGRIRGGLAPLRDTVLTQAELEAMLFELTSPEQKRHITEELDLDFAYSYGTRARFRANYFYKTSGIAAVFRTIPSKVLSLADLNTPEVVKKLAERRSGLVLVTGPTGSGKSTTLAGMIHHINHTRPAHILTIEDPVEFVHESVKCQVTHREVGMHASSFATAIRSAGREDPNVILIGELRTNETMKLALQLASFGVLVFATVHTNSAPATIDRMINSFPADEQPQVRGMLAEGLAGIVAQQLIRTADGKGRVAALEILIGTSAIASMIREGKVFQIASKMQASQNLGMQTLDMHLERLVAANTITAEAAMEKAQDKEALAKVIQRLKPEFDTTAFEGAEAGGGGH
- a CDS encoding GNAT family N-acetyltransferase; protein product: MTMKQVETGVEVAAMPVPDMANLPNDLSLAVKYNAPTDEDMASVAALRANSEPWLGRGEKLEESMKALTGLRPFLHVAKVQNQVVGYVTVERDGPVPGAAYMRNIVIKPELRRRGLGKAVLTKGIQVAQDMYRKTIALRVDPANSAAVNFYRASGFTTVATVVSKKSGKLRLLMSREL
- a CDS encoding ATP-dependent DNA helicase translates to MALPASLSRPSVDSLLGPGGALEAALDAYEYRPEQLQMARAVERAFDEHGYLLAEAGTGTGKTLAYLVPALLSGRRVVVSTATKTLQEQIFFKDLPLLRERMGLQFEAAYLKGRNNYLCLHRYDAFQKDPQFVTREEGGYWPHLKAWAGSTETGDRSELALPEAFSAWGRLSTTSDTCLGSKCPVYENCFVTRTRRAAEQADLLVVNHHLFFADLALRGRGKGSEGVLPAYDAVIFDEAHALEDAAGSYFGHAVSSFRLEDLVRDALGAMAPTDGRFGMLSSLVVRLRTHSEALFSQAPRVLGLTEQEGAVALKPERLERLAGAIEQVKGALSALSAFTTSEREPELTLLTRRCAELVADFSFLEKVESNDHVYWAEQRGRGVFLRASPIEVSRELRERLYGSVDTVVFTSATLAAEGRFDFYARRLGLFDADGVPVTSVRTVAVPSPFDFERQSALYLPTHLPDPSAPGFIEAAVEEILRLCDVTGGRAFVLFTSLRNMERAHTLARHRLPYQVLLQGERPKQQLLEAFREQPSVLFAAHSFWEGVDVPGEALSLVIIDRLPFASPGDPLVAARIRQLEARGEEPFGGYQLPQAALALRQGFGRLIRTRADRGIVALLDRRIVTKNYGRAFLASLPPAWRTHAPESLEAWFLGEPVYDMEP
- a CDS encoding type IV pilus twitching motility protein PilT; the encoded protein is MKTFTELLRHLSRPGVLELALISGRTPLVKTGGGFESVDDTLITPEALHEALRGLVGDARVATLSDKPSQWAVRLEGQGPLIVGALRRGDVINVRIVRNEPVPAPAPAPAPAPAPAARAPAAAAAATPARAPAAPPAARAPAPPAPAAPAPPAAPAAKGPRAGMQILPTAKPAAPAPADTIPLPDEPEPAPEPPPGPRLVVRPESTGNLGMLLEDARAVGASDLHIVAGRPPLFRLVGELLPHGEGLLPEMVEKMLLPHVPARLRPVLEREGSCDFSLDLGESGRFRVNISRQRTGYKGCFRLISRDIPTLESLGLPADIAKACHHHQGLIVVTGPSGHGKTSTLAAIVDIINRDTTHHVLTVEDPVEYLHPRKKALLSQREVGTHTKSFASALKGSLREDPDVILVGELRDTETVRMALAASETGHLLVSTMNTPSAAKTIDRLIDLFPPGDQAQVRMTLASSLRLIVSQRLMPSTDGRSLVAAAELLPGSVALGNLIRDNKTFQIPSLQQRGKSLGIVRFDDSLAELVRSGRTTLETARLYAESPDEVEMMVTGKRPGAPPPEPTPDAGKQLLSKMGNLLNRKSA
- a CDS encoding Kelch repeat-containing protein — encoded protein: MTDGPTSVLPDKGTADVWSLMLDQPSSPGWRQTASLDAYRVDHTATLLAEGIVLVVGGYSPATTVYNDDTGQWKDAPPSRFTHRGHSATRLKDGRVLIAGGGEDESGINSELYDPEQNAWVKAGALKTTRYHHTATRLPDGKVLVTGGTDSEHGGTPLTSAELYDPTTDTWSEVGPLAEGRVHHSATLLPDGRVLVVGGQGADDQSLATAELFAAEAGTFTSAGTLGDKRRFHSATTLPDGRVLITGGEESLDFAAAPSELYDPGTGTWSATGAPSQPRRYHSATTLADGTVLVAGGYHESAGVLSNAEVYDPATGTWGQTPTMSTDRYRHTATLLPSGAVLVVGGVSNHDAKAAELYATRAPPAPPPEPCETGNTCSTGLLNAKTGACEAQDRPANTDCGNQNVCDGQGTCVPTVHTTVVTCGSGALTGDQLCQKLGFGGAVSANGYWWGQCAGAGLCPGGWQGSEGLSCANWSQGVDCNGESFSGIQAAPWGQVRERLGDGTTRFGADEFLSCGDSNPGWTVRVRCHY